From one Streptomyces sp. N50 genomic stretch:
- a CDS encoding sigma-70 family RNA polymerase sigma factor — MRAGTIPSTAYDDMPYTRGGTVERAEVGALVQSAVDGDAAAWKALVEGLSPLVWSVVRAHRLSDADGHEVYQTVWLRFSQHLRRIREPEKAGSWLASTARNECLKVIKALRRLMPTDDPQLLDRISEERTPEQSLIDSEEAASDAERIRRLWQEFEQLGERCRQLLRVLMTSPPPSYLEVSAGLGIAVGSIGPMRQRCLRRLRARLDARGAV, encoded by the coding sequence ATGAGGGCCGGAACCATCCCCTCCACGGCGTACGATGACATGCCGTACACGAGGGGTGGCACCGTGGAACGTGCAGAAGTCGGCGCGCTCGTCCAGTCCGCCGTCGACGGCGACGCGGCGGCCTGGAAGGCGCTCGTGGAGGGGCTCAGCCCACTGGTCTGGTCAGTGGTGCGCGCCCACCGGCTCTCCGACGCCGACGGCCACGAGGTGTACCAGACCGTGTGGTTGCGCTTCTCCCAGCATCTGCGGCGCATCCGCGAACCCGAGAAGGCCGGTTCCTGGCTGGCGAGCACCGCGCGCAACGAGTGCCTGAAGGTGATCAAGGCATTACGGCGGCTCATGCCGACGGACGATCCCCAACTCCTCGACCGCATCAGCGAGGAGCGCACCCCCGAGCAGTCGCTGATCGACTCGGAGGAGGCGGCCTCCGACGCCGAGCGCATCCGGCGGCTGTGGCAGGAGTTCGAGCAACTCGGCGAGCGCTGCAGGCAGTTGCTCCGCGTACTGATGACCTCGCCGCCGCCCAGCTACCTGGAGGTGTCCGCCGGTCTGGGGATCGCCGTCGGCAGCATCGGCCCGATGCGCCAGCGCTGCCTGCGCCGGCTGCGGGCCCGACTCGACGCCCGGGGGGCGGTGTGA
- a CDS encoding NADP-dependent isocitrate dehydrogenase: MTDSTIIYTHTDEAPALATYSFLPVVQAYASQAGVAVTTRDISLAGRIIAVFPEYLTEDQRIPDALHELGELAKTPEANIIKLPNISASIPQLKAAVAELQEQGYALPNYPDDPKTDEERDVQSRYDKIKGSAVNPVLREGNSDRRAPASVKNYAKTHPHRMGAWSADSKTNVATMGENDFRSTEKSVTIAEAGALRIELVAADGTTTVLRESVPVLKDEVVDASVLHVAELREFLTAQIARAKAEDILFSVHLKATMMKVSDPIIFGHVVRAFFPKTFEQYGATLAAAGLSPNDGLGGILKGLAALPEGDAIKASFDAEIAEGPALAMVDSDKGITNLHVPSDVIVDASMPAMIRTSGHMWGPDGAEADTLAVLPDSSYSGVYQAVLDDCRAHGAYDPSTMGSVPNVGLMAQKAEEYGSHDKTFEVPAAGTVRLVDQAGNVVLEQSVAKGDIFRACQTKDAPIKDWVKLAVTRARATGSPAVFWLDETRAHDAQLIAKVNAYLPEHDTEGLDIRILAPVEATQLSVERIRRGEDTISVTGNVLRDYLTDLFPILELGTSAKMLSVVPLMAGGGLFETGAGGSAPKHVQQLVKENYLRWDSLGEFFALVPSLEQYATFTGNARAKVLADTLDRATATFLNEDKSPTRRVGGIDNRGSHFFLSLYWAQELAAQTDDADLAKAFASLAETLAGAQEKIVEELGAVQGSPADIGGYYQPDPAKAAKVMRPSTTWNEALASLS, from the coding sequence GTGACTGACTCGACCATCATCTATACGCACACTGACGAGGCCCCGGCCCTGGCGACGTATTCCTTCCTGCCGGTGGTCCAGGCGTACGCCTCGCAGGCGGGTGTCGCCGTGACCACGCGGGACATCTCGCTGGCGGGGCGCATCATCGCCGTGTTCCCGGAGTACCTCACCGAGGACCAGCGGATCCCGGACGCCCTGCACGAGCTGGGCGAACTGGCGAAGACGCCCGAGGCCAACATCATCAAGCTGCCGAACATCTCGGCGTCCATCCCGCAGCTCAAGGCCGCCGTGGCCGAGCTGCAGGAGCAGGGATATGCGCTGCCGAACTACCCGGACGACCCGAAGACCGACGAGGAGCGGGACGTCCAGTCCCGTTACGACAAGATCAAGGGCTCCGCGGTCAACCCGGTCCTGCGCGAGGGCAACTCCGACCGGCGCGCCCCCGCCTCGGTCAAGAACTACGCCAAGACCCACCCGCACCGCATGGGCGCCTGGTCGGCGGACTCGAAGACCAATGTCGCCACCATGGGCGAGAACGACTTCCGCTCCACCGAGAAGTCCGTGACGATCGCCGAGGCCGGCGCGCTGAGGATCGAGCTGGTCGCTGCGGACGGCACCACCACCGTGCTGCGCGAGTCCGTACCCGTCCTCAAGGACGAGGTCGTCGACGCCTCCGTGCTGCACGTCGCCGAGCTGCGCGAGTTCCTCACCGCGCAGATCGCCCGTGCCAAGGCCGAGGACATCCTGTTCTCCGTGCACCTCAAGGCCACGATGATGAAGGTCTCCGACCCGATCATCTTCGGGCACGTGGTCCGCGCCTTCTTCCCGAAGACCTTCGAGCAGTACGGCGCCACGCTCGCCGCGGCCGGTCTCTCCCCGAACGACGGTCTCGGCGGCATCCTCAAGGGCCTGGCCGCGCTGCCCGAGGGCGACGCGATCAAGGCCTCCTTCGACGCGGAGATCGCCGAGGGCCCCGCGCTCGCGATGGTCGACTCCGACAAGGGCATCACCAACCTGCACGTGCCGTCCGACGTCATCGTCGACGCCTCGATGCCGGCCATGATCCGCACCTCCGGCCACATGTGGGGCCCGGACGGCGCGGAGGCGGACACCCTCGCGGTGCTCCCGGACTCCTCCTACTCCGGCGTCTACCAGGCCGTCCTCGACGACTGCCGTGCCCACGGCGCCTACGACCCCTCGACCATGGGCTCGGTGCCGAACGTCGGCCTCATGGCGCAGAAGGCCGAGGAGTACGGCTCGCACGACAAGACCTTCGAGGTCCCGGCAGCCGGTACGGTCCGCCTCGTCGACCAGGCCGGCAACGTCGTCCTGGAGCAGTCGGTCGCCAAGGGTGACATCTTCCGCGCCTGCCAGACCAAGGACGCCCCGATCAAGGACTGGGTGAAGCTGGCCGTCACGCGCGCCCGCGCCACCGGCAGCCCGGCGGTGTTCTGGCTGGACGAGACCCGCGCGCACGACGCGCAGCTCATCGCCAAGGTCAACGCGTACCTGCCGGAGCACGACACCGAGGGCCTGGACATCCGGATCCTCGCGCCGGTCGAGGCGACCCAGCTGTCGGTGGAGCGCATCCGCCGCGGCGAGGACACCATCTCGGTCACCGGCAACGTGCTGCGCGACTACCTGACCGACCTCTTCCCCATCCTGGAGCTGGGCACCAGCGCCAAGATGCTGTCGGTCGTCCCGCTGATGGCGGGCGGCGGCCTCTTCGAGACGGGCGCCGGCGGTTCCGCGCCGAAGCACGTCCAGCAGCTCGTCAAGGAGAACTACCTGCGCTGGGACTCGCTCGGTGAGTTCTTCGCGCTGGTCCCCTCCCTGGAGCAGTACGCGACGTTCACCGGCAACGCCCGCGCGAAGGTCCTTGCCGACACCCTCGACCGCGCGACGGCGACCTTCCTCAACGAGGACAAGTCCCCGACCCGTCGCGTCGGCGGCATCGACAACCGCGGCAGCCACTTCTTCCTGTCCCTGTACTGGGCCCAGGAGCTGGCCGCGCAGACCGACGACGCGGACCTCGCGAAGGCGTTCGCGTCGCTCGCCGAGACCCTCGCGGGCGCCCAGGAGAAGATCGTCGAAGAGCTCGGCGCGGTGCAGGGCAGCCCGGCCGACATCGGCGGCTACTACCAGCCCGACCCGGCCAAGGCCGCGAAGGTCATGCGCCCGTCGACGACGTGGAACGAGGCGCTGGCTTCCCTGAGCTGA
- a CDS encoding N-formylglutamate amidohydrolase has translation MSPSAPPSEPAFALLPGAAESPVILHVPHSAREIPADVRADILLDDPALERELDHITDSHTARIAAEAARACAVAPWRFVNRLSRLVVDPERFPDEREEMLAVGMGAVYTRTTHHADLRPADHDPEPLIARYFRPYARAMTEAVADRLAATGRAVVIDLHSYPTAPLPYELHGTGPRPPVCLGTDTLHTPPALLSAAREAFAECGEIGLDSPFIGTYVPLEFYGKEPAVGALMVEIRRDTYMTEPGGAADGPGVARLASALATLMDAVSE, from the coding sequence GTGTCCCCCTCCGCGCCGCCCTCCGAGCCGGCCTTCGCGCTGCTGCCCGGCGCCGCCGAATCCCCCGTGATCCTCCATGTGCCGCACTCCGCACGGGAGATACCGGCCGACGTCCGCGCGGACATCCTGCTGGACGACCCGGCGCTGGAACGCGAACTCGACCACATCACCGACAGCCACACCGCGCGGATCGCCGCCGAGGCGGCACGCGCGTGTGCGGTCGCCCCCTGGCGGTTCGTGAACCGGCTCTCGCGCCTGGTCGTCGATCCGGAGCGCTTCCCGGACGAGCGCGAGGAGATGCTCGCCGTCGGCATGGGCGCGGTCTACACCCGCACCACCCACCACGCCGACCTACGGCCCGCCGACCACGACCCCGAGCCGCTGATCGCCCGCTACTTCCGGCCGTACGCCCGCGCGATGACGGAGGCCGTCGCCGACCGCCTCGCCGCCACGGGCCGGGCCGTCGTCATCGACCTGCACTCCTACCCCACCGCCCCGCTCCCCTACGAACTCCACGGCACCGGCCCCCGGCCTCCTGTCTGCCTGGGCACCGACACCCTCCACACCCCGCCCGCGCTGCTGTCGGCGGCCCGCGAGGCATTCGCTGAGTGCGGGGAGATCGGGCTCGACAGCCCGTTCATCGGTACGTACGTGCCGCTGGAGTTCTACGGCAAGGAACCGGCGGTCGGCGCCCTGATGGTGGAGATCCGCAGGGACACGTACATGACGGAGCCCGGCGGTGCGGCTGACGGCCCCGGAGTCGCCCGGCTCGCCTCCGCACTGGCGACGCTCATGGACGCCGTGTCCGAGTAG
- a CDS encoding S8/S53 family peptidase produces the protein MAPQRFHEQFDQIQRSMPDVPLAMGPDDSAEFFYEKGVVLARDGEEARVVEDAVRTHFTAATGLSADSVRRAGPETNRSGITRIQVGDPGVGDRRGDHAVANALRALREPEGRAGRRLVSRNHVVSIAVNACPGDEPVPAPLAEGSNPAPAEAGYDADTAVGVLVIDTGLMHDYRSYPLLAHVQGDAQIRETDDAGVLQQYVGHGTFIAGLVAAVSPNTEVTVRNTLNDAGAILESDFGEALFAAVDQNGWPDVISLSAGTSNGRTDGLLGVESFMRQLRGQRTLLVAAAGNNASATPFWPAAYADLPDYQDVVLSVGALRSDGEFGACFSNHGPWVKAYAPGERLIGPLTGFGAPTPYAYQHTTYDACRFGFTYSCTCQSPTHKGVLSQAGDAEPGSPDQVTFEGLARWSGTSFAAPVAAGMVAAFMTANKETDARAARTQLLTGNTEYAEVRGAHVPALRPPTWRPVPVVPLAPPA, from the coding sequence ATGGCGCCACAGCGATTCCACGAGCAGTTCGACCAGATCCAGCGCTCGATGCCGGACGTCCCCCTCGCGATGGGGCCGGACGACTCCGCCGAGTTCTTCTACGAGAAGGGCGTCGTGCTCGCCCGCGACGGCGAGGAGGCCCGCGTCGTCGAGGACGCCGTCCGTACGCACTTCACCGCGGCCACCGGCCTCAGCGCGGACTCCGTGCGCCGGGCGGGCCCCGAGACCAACCGCTCCGGCATCACCCGCATCCAGGTCGGCGACCCGGGCGTCGGCGACCGGCGCGGCGACCACGCCGTGGCGAACGCGCTGCGCGCCCTGCGTGAGCCGGAGGGCCGCGCCGGACGCCGGCTGGTCAGCCGCAACCACGTGGTGTCGATCGCGGTGAACGCCTGCCCCGGCGACGAACCCGTGCCCGCCCCGCTCGCCGAGGGCTCCAACCCGGCGCCCGCGGAGGCCGGTTACGACGCCGACACCGCCGTGGGCGTCCTCGTCATCGACACCGGACTCATGCACGACTACCGGTCGTACCCGCTGCTCGCCCACGTCCAGGGCGACGCACAGATCCGGGAGACCGACGACGCGGGAGTGCTCCAACAGTACGTAGGGCACGGCACGTTCATCGCCGGGCTCGTCGCGGCCGTCTCGCCCAACACCGAGGTCACCGTCCGCAACACCCTCAACGACGCGGGCGCCATCCTCGAATCGGACTTCGGCGAGGCATTGTTCGCAGCCGTCGACCAGAACGGCTGGCCCGACGTCATCAGCCTCTCCGCCGGCACGTCGAACGGCCGCACCGACGGACTCCTCGGCGTCGAGAGCTTCATGCGGCAACTGCGCGGACAGCGCACGCTGTTGGTGGCAGCGGCCGGCAACAACGCCAGCGCCACGCCCTTCTGGCCCGCCGCCTACGCCGACCTGCCCGACTACCAGGACGTCGTCCTCTCGGTCGGAGCACTGCGCAGCGACGGCGAGTTCGGCGCCTGCTTCAGCAACCACGGCCCCTGGGTCAAGGCCTACGCCCCCGGCGAGCGGCTCATCGGCCCCCTCACCGGCTTCGGCGCACCCACGCCGTACGCCTACCAGCACACCACCTACGACGCCTGCCGGTTCGGCTTCACCTACTCCTGCACCTGCCAATCGCCCACCCACAAGGGCGTGTTGAGCCAGGCCGGGGACGCCGAGCCGGGCAGCCCGGACCAGGTGACGTTCGAGGGGCTCGCGCGCTGGAGCGGGACCTCGTTCGCCGCACCGGTCGCCGCCGGCATGGTCGCCGCCTTCATGACGGCCAACAAGGAGACCGACGCGCGCGCCGCCCGCACCCAACTCCTCACGGGGAACACCGAGTACGCCGAAGTGCGCGGGGCGCATGTACCGGCGCTGCGCCCACCCACCTGGCGCCCGGTCCCCGTCGTACCGCTCGCCCCTCCGGCATGA
- a CDS encoding CHAT domain-containing tetratricopeptide repeat protein produces MTAGSDSVLELLPMVFAAPNEALAGAREVLDGDPTPFRASVAHHAIGMWQRDFGDLRLALHHLRRARDLAARADSADREADVLGTLGVALVHAGRTRQGLEAFERGIARGTGQTRARVLYRRAYVWWVLGRHGEALEDVRRAIAVLRQADDVIWIARAITLRATVHLALGAVDRADADFTAAERLWETTGQEHDKADVVESRGLAAFRSGDIPVALQLMDEAEEMYAKLATPSFMLTVRRCEVLMSAGLAGEALAYADTAVGLLDGIGGQSTRKAELLLVAARAARLAEDPQTAIARAAVAVRLFAAQRRTWWETHAQLVLIEARLAAGRASGRLVAEAAAVADKLAAFGSPSAPEASLLAGRIALALGWTADAERHLAVAARSRRGGPPLARMTGWAAQALRAQAAGSARGVLEACRRGLDVLDDHRTTLGASELRARATAQGAELAALAQRASLTSGGPRRLLVWSERWRATALSTPPTRPPADPALLGSLTAFREIAARAEEARMEGHPVPALEREQRRLEREIRSRTLHMRGDAPGEGDRFDPSRLLARLGEVRLVELAVVDGRVHALLCGEGRVRRFEAGLLAEAMAEAEHVQAGLRRLAHPGAEARLPVVEAAGRRLEELLLGEAAHHLGSGPVVVVPPGRLHRVPWALLPSLRDRVLSVSPSAGSWLRALDTEPPPGDRHVLVRGPGLATGGAEVPDLADRYVRPTVLEHDDAEVPRVLAELDGATLAHIAAHGAFRADSPLFSSLRMADGPLIVHDFERLARSPYRIILSSCDTARLASVGADELLGLVTALLPLGTAGVIASSAPVNDAAVVPLMLALHKGLRAGLSLAEALRDARASLPGDAVHQATGWAFSAFGAG; encoded by the coding sequence GTGACAGCGGGAAGCGACTCGGTTCTCGAACTGCTGCCGATGGTGTTCGCGGCTCCGAACGAGGCGCTGGCCGGTGCGCGGGAGGTTCTCGACGGCGATCCGACGCCGTTCCGGGCCTCCGTGGCGCACCACGCGATCGGCATGTGGCAGCGGGACTTCGGCGATCTACGGCTCGCCCTGCACCATCTGCGGCGCGCCCGCGACCTGGCGGCCCGCGCGGATTCCGCGGACCGCGAGGCGGACGTACTCGGCACGCTGGGCGTGGCGTTGGTGCACGCGGGCCGCACCCGGCAGGGCCTGGAGGCCTTCGAGCGGGGTATCGCGCGCGGCACGGGGCAGACCCGGGCGCGGGTGCTGTACCGGCGGGCGTACGTCTGGTGGGTGCTGGGCCGGCACGGCGAGGCGCTGGAGGACGTACGGCGGGCGATTGCCGTGCTGCGGCAGGCTGATGACGTGATCTGGATCGCGCGGGCGATCACCCTGCGCGCGACCGTGCATCTCGCGCTCGGCGCGGTGGACCGGGCCGACGCCGACTTCACGGCGGCCGAGCGGCTGTGGGAGACCACCGGCCAGGAGCACGACAAGGCGGACGTGGTGGAGAGCCGGGGTCTTGCCGCGTTCCGGTCGGGCGACATCCCGGTGGCGCTCCAACTCATGGACGAGGCCGAGGAGATGTACGCCAAGCTCGCCACCCCGAGCTTCATGCTCACCGTCCGCCGCTGCGAGGTGCTGATGAGCGCGGGTCTGGCCGGGGAGGCGCTGGCGTACGCGGACACGGCGGTCGGGCTGCTCGACGGCATCGGCGGACAGTCCACCCGCAAGGCGGAGTTGCTGCTCGTCGCCGCCCGGGCCGCACGACTGGCCGAGGATCCGCAGACGGCGATCGCCCGCGCGGCCGTGGCGGTACGGCTGTTCGCCGCGCAGCGGCGCACCTGGTGGGAGACCCATGCCCAACTGGTCCTGATCGAGGCCAGGTTGGCGGCCGGGCGCGCGTCGGGACGTCTGGTGGCGGAGGCCGCCGCGGTGGCCGACAAGCTGGCCGCGTTCGGCTCGCCGTCCGCACCGGAGGCCTCGCTGCTGGCGGGCCGCATCGCACTCGCCCTCGGCTGGACGGCGGACGCGGAACGGCACTTGGCGGTGGCCGCCCGCAGCAGACGCGGCGGCCCGCCGCTGGCCCGGATGACGGGTTGGGCGGCGCAGGCCCTGCGCGCGCAGGCCGCGGGCTCGGCTCGTGGGGTGTTGGAGGCGTGCCGACGTGGCCTCGACGTCCTGGACGATCACCGTACGACCCTGGGCGCCTCGGAGTTGAGGGCGCGGGCGACGGCACAGGGCGCGGAACTGGCGGCACTGGCCCAGCGTGCGAGCCTGACGTCCGGCGGCCCGCGACGCCTCCTGGTCTGGAGCGAACGCTGGCGGGCGACCGCGCTCTCCACGCCCCCCACCAGGCCTCCCGCCGACCCGGCCCTGCTCGGCAGCTTGACGGCGTTCCGCGAGATCGCCGCCCGCGCGGAGGAGGCCCGCATGGAGGGCCACCCGGTACCGGCCCTGGAACGCGAACAGCGGCGCCTGGAACGGGAGATCCGCTCCCGCACCCTCCACATGCGCGGCGACGCCCCCGGCGAGGGCGACCGCTTCGACCCAAGTCGCCTGCTGGCACGCCTCGGTGAGGTACGTCTGGTCGAACTCGCCGTGGTGGACGGCCGGGTGCACGCCCTGCTCTGCGGCGAGGGCCGGGTCCGCCGCTTCGAGGCGGGCCTCCTCGCGGAGGCGATGGCCGAGGCGGAACACGTACAGGCGGGTCTGCGGCGTCTGGCGCATCCCGGAGCGGAGGCGAGGCTCCCGGTGGTGGAGGCGGCGGGCCGACGTCTGGAGGAACTCCTCCTCGGCGAGGCGGCTCACCACCTGGGCTCCGGCCCGGTGGTGGTGGTCCCGCCGGGCCGACTCCACCGCGTGCCTTGGGCGTTGCTCCCCTCGCTGCGCGATCGCGTGCTCAGTGTGTCGCCGTCGGCGGGCAGTTGGCTGCGCGCCCTGGACACCGAACCGCCGCCCGGCGACCGCCACGTCCTGGTGCGCGGCCCGGGCCTCGCGACCGGCGGCGCCGAGGTCCCGGACCTGGCCGACCGCTATGTCAGGCCCACGGTCCTGGAACACGACGACGCCGAAGTACCGCGGGTGCTGGCCGAGTTGGACGGCGCGACCCTGGCCCACATCGCGGCCCACGGCGCGTTCCGCGCGGACAGCCCGCTGTTCTCGTCGCTGCGCATGGCCGACGGCCCGCTCATCGTCCACGACTTCGAACGCCTCGCCCGCAGCCCGTACCGCATCATCCTGTCCAGCTGCGACACGGCCCGCCTGGCATCGGTCGGCGCGGACGAACTCCTGGGCCTGGTAACGGCGTTGCTCCCGCTGGGCACGGCGGGCGTGATCGCGAGCAGCGCCCCGGTCAACGACGCGGCAGTGGTCCCCCTGATGCTCGCCCTGCACAAGGGCCTGCGCGCCGGCCTGTCGTTGGCGGAGGCACTGCGCGACGCGCGGGCGTCGTTGCCGGGGGATGCGGTGCACCAGGCAACGGGGTGGGCGTTCTCGGCGTTCGGGGCGGGGTGA
- a CDS encoding cytochrome P450 — MTEETTTLTGQAPPPVRDWPPLDLTGTEFDPVLAELMREGPLTRIRLPHGEGWAWLATRYDDVKMITNDPRFGRAEVTTRQVTRMAPHFKPRPGSLAFADQPDHNRLRKAIAGAFTVGAMKRLRPRAQSLLDALVDRVVADGPPADLIERVLEPFPIAVVSEVMGVPDADREQVHAWTRQIISTSGGAEAADRAKQGMYAWITDTIRARAESDGTDVYSLLGGAVARGEISEEEASGVAGPLQIGGEAVTHNCGQMLYLMLTRPELLERLRGQPECRGAALDELLRYIPHRSSVGLARIALEDVELHGLRISAGDPVYVSYLAANRDPAVFPDPDRIDVDRDPNPHLALGNGSHYCTGAVLARLQTELLVDTLLDRLPGLQLAVPAEEIVWRRKTMIRGPQTLPVTW, encoded by the coding sequence ATGACCGAGGAGACCACCACGCTGACCGGCCAGGCCCCGCCCCCCGTCCGGGACTGGCCCCCGCTCGACCTGACCGGGACGGAGTTCGACCCGGTCCTCGCGGAGCTGATGCGCGAGGGCCCGCTGACCCGGATCCGGCTGCCGCACGGCGAGGGCTGGGCGTGGCTGGCCACCCGCTACGACGACGTGAAGATGATCACCAACGATCCGCGGTTCGGCCGCGCGGAGGTCACCACACGCCAAGTGACGCGCATGGCCCCGCACTTCAAGCCCCGCCCGGGCTCCCTCGCCTTCGCCGACCAGCCCGACCACAACCGGCTGCGCAAGGCGATCGCGGGCGCGTTCACGGTCGGGGCGATGAAGCGGCTGCGGCCCCGCGCGCAGTCACTGCTCGACGCGCTGGTCGACCGGGTCGTGGCCGACGGGCCGCCCGCCGATCTGATCGAGCGGGTCCTCGAACCGTTCCCGATCGCCGTCGTCAGCGAGGTCATGGGCGTGCCCGACGCTGACCGGGAGCAGGTGCACGCCTGGACCCGGCAGATCATCTCCACGTCCGGCGGCGCCGAGGCCGCCGACCGCGCCAAGCAGGGCATGTACGCGTGGATCACGGACACGATCCGCGCCCGCGCCGAGAGCGACGGCACCGATGTGTACTCGCTGCTCGGCGGCGCCGTGGCCCGGGGTGAGATCAGCGAGGAGGAGGCGTCCGGTGTGGCGGGCCCGCTGCAGATCGGCGGGGAGGCGGTCACCCACAACTGCGGGCAGATGCTGTACCTGATGCTCACCCGGCCCGAGCTGCTGGAGCGGCTGCGCGGTCAACCGGAGTGCAGGGGCGCCGCGTTGGACGAGCTCCTGCGCTACATCCCGCACCGCTCCTCGGTCGGCCTGGCCCGGATCGCCCTGGAGGACGTCGAGTTGCACGGCCTGCGCATCAGCGCGGGCGATCCGGTCTACGTCTCCTACCTCGCCGCCAACCGCGACCCCGCCGTCTTCCCGGACCCGGACCGCATCGACGTCGACCGCGATCCCAACCCGCACCTGGCCCTCGGCAACGGCTCGCACTACTGCACCGGTGCCGTCCTGGCCCGCCTCCAGACCGAACTCCTCGTCGACACGCTGCTGGACCGCCTCCCGGGCCTCCAACTCGCCGTCCCCGCCGAGGAGATCGTCTGGCGCCGGAAGACGATGATCCGGGGGCCGCAGACGTTGCCGGTGACCTGGTAG
- a CDS encoding DUF5713 family protein codes for MPVSNEQITEHAFLRALYRDAYYPDHVVDLGKAILLRLCERIETEQPADLAALYALTEVATEEFNALQDDFEAADSEIETVAREEIAGDFWFVAKAYGFADADVEELIGVRDW; via the coding sequence ATGCCCGTCAGCAACGAGCAGATCACCGAGCACGCCTTCCTGCGCGCGCTGTACCGGGACGCGTACTACCCCGACCACGTCGTCGACCTCGGCAAGGCCATCCTCCTGCGCCTGTGCGAGCGCATCGAGACCGAGCAGCCCGCGGACCTGGCCGCGCTGTACGCCCTCACCGAGGTCGCCACCGAGGAGTTCAACGCCCTGCAGGACGACTTCGAGGCCGCCGACAGCGAGATCGAGACGGTGGCGCGTGAGGAGATAGCGGGGGACTTCTGGTTCGTGGCGAAGGCGTACGGCTTCGCGGACGCGGACGTGGAGGAGCTGATCGGTGTTCGGGACTGGTGA
- a CDS encoding M1 family metallopeptidase: MRYRSRVTAPVAALIGTATALTAGSPAFAAGRGNGDGTTGRGHGTEGAETLDDPVYPTLGNDGYRVLSYDLDLAYDPTTKLVDGTATIELRTTEALTRFSLDARGLDIGTVRVQGRRADFEQADEKLRITPARTLPERARVTVCVEYSVDPGRAAAPTGGWVITPDGFAVCGQPNLAHTVFPCNDHPSDKADFTFRITVPDGLRGVANGQLVCAERLDGDRTAFSYRSRSPMATELVQITVGDYVIKERQGPHGLRLRDVVPTARAAALEPALALTPGLVDWLEQRLGAYPFETYGLLPCNSDAPNAFDFTGLETQTLTLYKPNFLLQAESKIGSHMMHELVHSWFGNSVSPATWADLWLNEGHADFYGLLYRYERGWPDSLGLTTMEARMKDTYARGDQWRHDSGPVAAPNAVNLFDDQRYLGGVLVLYALREFIGEDTFHAVERAFLARYRDSSATTEDYIAVASKVARQDLSGFLRDWLYGTATPRMPGHPDWTVTPVNPSLTVPHSRTGGHYRDNSATL, encoded by the coding sequence ATGAGATATCGCAGCAGAGTGACGGCCCCGGTGGCCGCCCTGATCGGTACGGCCACGGCACTGACCGCGGGTTCCCCGGCCTTCGCGGCCGGACGGGGGAACGGCGACGGGACAACCGGACGGGGGCACGGCACCGAGGGCGCCGAGACCCTCGACGACCCGGTGTACCCCACCCTCGGCAACGACGGCTACCGCGTCCTGTCCTACGACCTCGACCTCGCCTACGACCCGACGACCAAGCTCGTCGACGGCACGGCCACGATCGAACTCCGCACGACCGAAGCCCTGACCCGGTTCTCCCTCGACGCCCGCGGCCTCGACATCGGCACGGTCCGCGTCCAGGGCCGCAGGGCCGACTTCGAGCAGGCCGACGAGAAACTGCGGATCACGCCCGCCAGGACGCTCCCGGAGAGGGCAAGGGTCACCGTGTGCGTGGAGTACTCCGTCGACCCGGGCCGCGCCGCCGCGCCCACCGGCGGCTGGGTCATCACCCCCGACGGGTTCGCGGTGTGCGGACAGCCGAACCTGGCGCACACCGTCTTCCCCTGCAACGACCACCCCAGCGACAAGGCCGACTTCACGTTCCGGATCACCGTCCCGGACGGGCTGCGCGGGGTGGCGAACGGTCAACTGGTGTGCGCCGAGCGGCTGGACGGCGACCGGACCGCGTTCAGCTACCGCTCGCGCTCGCCGATGGCGACCGAGCTGGTCCAGATCACCGTCGGCGACTACGTGATCAAGGAGCGGCAGGGCCCGCACGGGCTGCGGCTGCGGGACGTCGTGCCGACCGCGCGCGCCGCCGCCCTGGAACCGGCGCTCGCGCTGACCCCCGGCCTCGTCGACTGGCTCGAACAGCGCCTGGGGGCCTACCCGTTCGAGACGTACGGACTGCTGCCCTGCAACTCGGACGCCCCGAACGCCTTTGATTTCACGGGACTTGAGACCCAGACCCTCACCCTGTACAAGCCGAACTTCCTGCTCCAGGCGGAGAGCAAGATCGGTTCGCACATGATGCACGAGCTGGTCCACTCCTGGTTCGGCAACAGCGTCAGCCCCGCCACTTGGGCCGACCTCTGGCTGAACGAGGGCCACGCCGACTTCTACGGACTCCTCTACCGCTACGAGCGCGGCTGGCCCGACTCCCTCGGCCTGACCACGATGGAAGCCCGCATGAAGGACACCTACGCGCGCGGCGACCAGTGGCGCCACGACTCGGGCCCGGTCGCCGCCCCGAACGCGGTCAACCTCTTCGACGACCAGCGCTACCTGGGCGGCGTCCTGGTCCTGTACGCCCTGCGGGAGTTCATCGGCGAGGACACCTTCCACGCCGTCGAGCGCGCCTTCCTCGCCCGGTACCGCGACTCCTCGGCGACGACCGAGGACTACATCGCCGTCGCCTCGAAGGTCGCCCGCCAGGACCTGTCCGGCTTCCTGCGGGACTGGCTGTACGGTACGGCGACGCCGCGCATGCCCGGTCATCCGGACTGGACGGTGACGCCGGTGAACCCGTCCCTCACCGTCCCGCACAGCCGGACCGGCGGGCACTACCGCGACAACTCGGCGACGCTCTGA